Genomic window (Leptolyngbya sp. 'hensonii'):
GACTTACTGCAATCTCATGGGGTCAACTGATGGACTGACCTTTGAAGCCTTTATTTCCCAGAAACTTGTGCCTAAGTTATGGAAAGGTGCCTGTGTCATCCTGGATAACTGCTCTATTCATCTGGGTGAAGACGTTAGAAATTTGATTGAGGATGCAGGAGCCAAGCTAATTTTCCTACCCCCTTACTCACCAGACTTTTCGCCTATCGAGAATTGCTTTTCAAAGATTAAGAGCATTCTGCGTTCGATTAAGGCACGCAGTTATCCAGAACTTGCCAAAGCTATTGATGAAGCTTTCTCCCAGGTGTCATCGAGCGACTTAAGGAACTGGTTCTCTCATTGCTGTTACTGTGCCTCACCAGCATAAAAAACGCTGTATTTGAGCAACTCAAACTCTTTCATCGTCAGTTCGATCGCGCGCTCACTCCGAAACGCCTGCCGGGTGGAAAGATCCAACACCAGATCACCAAACCGAAGCTGTTGGGTCCCCTCTGGATCGGGTTGCAGATACAGGCGAATCAGATTGAGGAACTCGTCCGTCCGATAAGGCTTCAGGAAGTAGTCATCGGCACCGGCTTCCAGACAGGCAACTCGATCCTCGACCGTGTCTCGTGACATCAACAACAACATGGGAACCCGCGTGCCCATACTGCGGAGCTGATTGCATAACCGGAGGCCAGAATCTCCGGTCAGCATCCGATCGATCACAATCAACGCCGGTTGCACCTCACGGACCTGGGAAATCCCACTATTGGCATCATGAGCCAGTACCGCATCGTAGCCTGACTCCTTCAGATCCAGATAGACATTTTGAGCCAGCGACTCGTCCGGCTCGATCACCAGAACTCGGGGCAGTTGTTCGAGAGTTCCTGTACTCATAGGAGAAGCTCATCCACTGGTGATGAGTATAAATACTTGCACGCCTCTTTGTTGTAGCACGATCGCGATCGAATTGGGGACTATGCACCAAAACGATCGCGACAGGACAAACAGGAACAACCTTTGGGGTTGTCCTGAGTCCATGCCATCAATGGGTTAGGGCAATTCTACTGACGTAGGCTTGGCAATATGGGGTAGCCCCCAACCCAATTTCTCCCGCAGAAGATGGAAAAATTCTGGGGGCCGCAGCCGAATAAACCGGGCTGAGTATCCTGACTTTCGAATCAGCACATAATCATCTGGAAGCACAAAGCAGGCTGCATTGCCATCTACGGTCACCACCAACCGGGTCGGATTGGCTGGAAAAATCATCACCGATTCCTGATCTGGAAAGACCAGCGCCCGGGACGCCAGAGAGTGGGGGCAGATCGGGACAAGCTGCATCACGGGCACGCCCGGAGCAATCACCGGGCCACCCGCAGAAAGGGAATAGGCAGTTGAGCCTGTTGGGGTACAGACGATCAGCCCATCGGCAGCAATATCCACCGTGGCATGGCGGCCAATTTGAATTTCAAAGTGGCACATGCTGGTCAGGGGCTCCCGATGAATCACCATCTCATTCAGACAGAGGGCTTCCCAGAGCAGGGTATTCTCCCGAAAAATCTGAACGGATAACATGACCCGTTCCTCAATCTCGTAATGACCGGCCATGACCTTTTCAATCGCTTGGGGAAGCTGATTCAAATAGGTTTCTGTCAAAAAACCCATGTGCCCCGTATTGATCGCTAGTATCGGTATCCCAGCCGGAGCGATCTGCCGAAAAGCAGCCAGCACAGTACCGTCTCCGCCTAGAGCTACCGCAAAAGTCATATCCTGATCAAACCCCGACGGAACCAGATACTCGATCGAGGTATGACAGACAGGCCCTTCAGGCCCAGAACAGCCCAGGATGCCACCAATCCCTGTGGTCAGGCAGACTTCCCAACCAGCATGGGTCAACTTTTGCTCCAGTTCCTTAGCAGCGCGACATGCGGCAGGCTTAATATCGTTGTAAATAATGCCAGCTTTAGGCACACTTCAAGTCCAGGTTGCGTGAGCTAGAAGGGAAACTTTTTCTTCGACTGCTTTTTAGCAGATTGTTCGTAGTCCAGTTCCTTCAATTTCTTAAGAATACGGGCAAAGTAATCCTGCAGATAAGCTTCCAGCGTAGTTGTTTCTTGCGGATTCAGGCCGAAAACCTGGTAAACCTCTTCCATGGGGGCATTGAGGGGGTTACCCGTTGCCAAAACCTCCGTAAAGGCTAGACGATCGGCCACATTCCAGGTCCATTTAAAAAAGCGGGCCGTTCGCCGAACTGTTCGCAACAGGTTAATCGGCATCCGGGTGATTTTCGCTTCCTGACCTGAGAGTCGTTCGCACAGGCGAATAATCTCATAGCTACTCCAGGCCCGAGAACCGACAACCGGGAAGGACTTCCCTGCGGTCGCAGGAACGGAGAGCGCCCGCACTGCAAACTTGGCGATATCCTGGGTATCCATATAGGCGATCGGAGAGGTTTCACCCATCACCCAGACCGCCTGCCGCTCCAGAATCGGAATGGCATACTGACTGATTAACCCCTGTAAAAAGCCACAGGGGCGCAGGATCGTGTAATTCAGACCAGATTCTGCCAGGAAGACTTCTGTACAGCGCTTGACTTCCATCAAGGGAACCTCCGGAAACTTCTCAGCATCCAGAATCGAAAAGAAGACAAATCGTTCGACACCAGCAGTCTTGGCTGCTTGAATCAAATTGACTTGGCCTTCCCAATCCACCTGCTTAATGCTGAGGGAATCCGTCGGACGGGCCGTTGCGGCATCAATCACAGCACTAATCCCGGCCAGAGCAGGGGGTAAACTTTCTGGCTCACACAGGTCTCCCCGAATCAGCTCAGCCCCCCACTCTTTCAAAAAAGCTGCTTTCTTAAGGCTTCTAACCAGGCAACGAACTTGATAACCCTCATCCAGGGCACGTCGTGTCACCTGTCTTCCGAGGGTACCAGTGGCACCCACAACTAATAAACTCATCAGGAATGTAACAGTGAATTGTTAACTTTTATAAAAGTCTATCAGAAATTACGGTCCGCTCACATTCAAAGCGGTGTAATTCCATTTCTGTTTCTGTTACTCTTCGCCGCCTTGAATCTTCAGCAACACAAACCCCATGCCCAGGCCAACCAGAATCAGGGTGGATGACAGAATAGCTGCAGACATCATTTCGCTCATTGGATCTACCTCAAGTGGATATGGAGAAACTATCGTCAGACTAGGGTTAGGAACAATCAATCTTGCGAGGTGAAGGCTCGGTTCCCCACAGGGGGAGCAGGCCCTTCCATCCCCAGCAAAATTTCTGTTTTGGTGTAATACAGATAAGGACGCCGGAGCAGAATCCTGCCATAGGAGACTTTAGCTGATCATCAACGGCCTTTCCTAACGAAGACATTGTAATCCAGAAGCGATCCCTGATAGACATGCCGGAGATATCCCCATCCTCCCCTCACCTGGCCGTTACCCTGGGCGATCCTGCCGGAATTGGCCCAGAAGTGATTCTGAAAGCCCTGGCCGATCGTGACCTGTGGGCTAGCTGCACTCTCACTGTTGTCGGAAGTCGTCGCCTCCTGGAAGCCTCTTACCAGCGGTTGCACCAAGCCCCCCATCTCTCTGCCCCGATCGTCGATCCGGCACAACTCTCGATTTTGGATATCGAATTAGATTCATCTATCGTTCAGGCGATCTTGCCTGGTCAGGGGAATGCCGCCAGTGGCGAGGCCAGTTTCATCTACCTGATGACCGCGATTCAGCAAACCCTGGCCGGGCAATTCGATGGTATTGTCACAGGACCAATTTCCAAAGCAGCCTGGACTGCCGCCGGTCATCCCTATCCGGGTCAAACAGAACTATTGGCAGAGCAGGCCGGGGTGACGCGATATGGCATGCTCTTCGTGGCTCGATCGCCGCACACAGGCTTGACCTTGAGGACCTTGCTGGCCACCACCCATATTCCCCTGTGCCAGGTCCCTGGTATGTTGGGTCCAGAATTGCTCAGTACCAAGCTGAACCTGCTGCTAGATTGCCTGGAGCGGGACTTTGGTTTGACCCGTCCCAGCATCGCCATTGCTGGATTAAATCCCCACAGCGGTGAACAGGGTCAGTTAGGCCGGGAGGAACAGGATTGGCTCATCCCCTGGCTCCAGGACACCCGATTGCGCCTCCCCCACCTGATCCTGGATGGCCCTATCCCACCAGATACTCTCTGGGTCAAGCCCGGCCAGGCTTGGTATGGACCGCATGCCCCCCTTGCCCATGATGCCTACCTCGCCCTATACCACGATCAGGGGCTCATCCCGGTGAAGCTCCTCGCTTTCGATCGAGCGGTCAATACCTCGATTGGATTACCGTTTATCCGTACCTCTCCTGATCATGGAACGGCTTTCGATATCGTCGATCGGGGAATTGCCGATGCAACCAGCTTGCGAGCCGCAATTCAATTTGCGATTGAGATCTCGAATAAGCGGAAGCGGTCTCTGTAACTGCACCAGTAA
Coding sequences:
- a CDS encoding NAD(+) kinase; protein product: MPKAGIIYNDIKPAACRAAKELEQKLTHAGWEVCLTTGIGGILGCSGPEGPVCHTSIEYLVPSGFDQDMTFAVALGGDGTVLAAFRQIAPAGIPILAINTGHMGFLTETYLNQLPQAIEKVMAGHYEIEERVMLSVQIFRENTLLWEALCLNEMVIHREPLTSMCHFEIQIGRHATVDIAADGLIVCTPTGSTAYSLSAGGPVIAPGVPVMQLVPICPHSLASRALVFPDQESVMIFPANPTRLVVTVDGNAACFVLPDDYVLIRKSGYSARFIRLRPPEFFHLLREKLGWGLPHIAKPTSVELP
- a CDS encoding response regulator transcription factor; its protein translation is MSTGTLEQLPRVLVIEPDESLAQNVYLDLKESGYDAVLAHDANSGISQVREVQPALIVIDRMLTGDSGLRLCNQLRSMGTRVPMLLLMSRDTVEDRVACLEAGADDYFLKPYRTDEFLNLIRLYLQPDPEGTQQLRFGDLVLDLSTRQAFRSERAIELTMKEFELLKYSVFYAGEAQ
- a CDS encoding PetM family cytochrome b6-f complex subunit 7, which translates into the protein MSEMMSAAILSSTLILVGLGMGFVLLKIQGGEE
- a CDS encoding transposase — encoded protein: TYCNLMGSTDGLTFEAFISQKLVPKLWKGACVILDNCSIHLGEDVRNLIEDAGAKLIFLPPYSPDFSPIENCFSKIKSILRSIKARSYPELAKAIDEAFSQVSSSDLRNWFSHCCYCASPA
- a CDS encoding SDR family oxidoreductase, coding for MSLLVVGATGTLGRQVTRRALDEGYQVRCLVRSLKKAAFLKEWGAELIRGDLCEPESLPPALAGISAVIDAATARPTDSLSIKQVDWEGQVNLIQAAKTAGVERFVFFSILDAEKFPEVPLMEVKRCTEVFLAESGLNYTILRPCGFLQGLISQYAIPILERQAVWVMGETSPIAYMDTQDIAKFAVRALSVPATAGKSFPVVGSRAWSSYEIIRLCERLSGQEAKITRMPINLLRTVRRTARFFKWTWNVADRLAFTEVLATGNPLNAPMEEVYQVFGLNPQETTTLEAYLQDYFARILKKLKELDYEQSAKKQSKKKFPF
- the pdxA gene encoding 4-hydroxythreonine-4-phosphate dehydrogenase PdxA, producing MPEISPSSPHLAVTLGDPAGIGPEVILKALADRDLWASCTLTVVGSRRLLEASYQRLHQAPHLSAPIVDPAQLSILDIELDSSIVQAILPGQGNAASGEASFIYLMTAIQQTLAGQFDGIVTGPISKAAWTAAGHPYPGQTELLAEQAGVTRYGMLFVARSPHTGLTLRTLLATTHIPLCQVPGMLGPELLSTKLNLLLDCLERDFGLTRPSIAIAGLNPHSGEQGQLGREEQDWLIPWLQDTRLRLPHLILDGPIPPDTLWVKPGQAWYGPHAPLAHDAYLALYHDQGLIPVKLLAFDRAVNTSIGLPFIRTSPDHGTAFDIVDRGIADATSLRAAIQFAIEISNKRKRSL